The genomic DNA gcgctgcgcacgttcccctgcccagcctgcccCCGGAGCTGATGCAGGCAGTGGCTCAccagatcacccagcaggccatggCGGCCGCGGCTTCAGCCGCCACAGGTGGGTGTGGCcaatggggggcagtggggggccgcTCTGCCCATGAGGTGGCTGCGTTCCCACCCCGGCGGCTCGTTGTAACCCGGTTCCTTCCTGTGCCGCAGGCCAGCAGGTTCCTGGCTTCCAGTCAGCCCCAACTCGCGTGGTGATCGCCCGGCCCTCGGCCCCGTCCGCCCGGCCCACCCACCCGGGGGCCCCCCAGGCACCAGGACCCGTGGTGAGAGCCCAGCGAATGGGGCATGGAGCCTGTCCCCACTACAGGGACTGGTtggcttggggcagggactggctggttcaggggggcggggaatggggcaggggcttgttccctctagggggtgccagctcccagccggccccagggcagggactggctggcggAGAGTGGGGCAGAGTCTCTTCCCTGCTAAGGGGCACTGGCTCAGAGAGAACTTCTGTCTccccccccagacccctggcatAGGGGGCAATGCCTCCCTGGCACAGATGATCAGTGGGCTCCTTGGACAGCTGCTGATGCAGCCGGTTCTCGTGGGTAAGTCTCTGCCCCACATGTCtcctgtggggtggagtggggggcaggaaactggggccgggggggggtctTTTCTCACCCGTTGTCTTGCACCATAGGGGTTTGGAGGGCCTTTGGCGGTGTGAGGTGCTGGGGTCATGGGTGGGGCAGCGTGTGTGCGGGGGCGTTATTTCGGGGGATTAAGAGAGGATTATGGGAGGGGACGGTGGAGTGGGTAGGGAGAGATTGAGGGGTTAGGCAGGGGGCATTATGGGAAGGTTTGGGGTGAATGGGGATGActgggcagggttggggggcaaGGGGCATCATGGGAAGGTTTGGGGTGAATGGGGATGActgggcagggttggggggcagggccttcTATGCTAATTTTGCTCCTCCCAGCTCAGGGCAGCGGTTCATCTTCGgtgtcatcttcctcctcctccactaccaccaccacctcgtcggcctccttcccagccccggCCTCCCCGCCCACGGCCTCGGCCAGCGCCGCCACCACCAACACTGCCACCACGGCGGCGGGGGGCAGCTCTGCCGGGGCGCCAGGGGGCCCCgtgccctctgcctcctcctcggCCCAGCCGCCCCCGCCCACTGACGATCTCCACTTCTCCCAGCTCCTGGGCAACCTGCTGGGGGCGACAGGCCCGGGTGTGGCTGGCGTGGGCTCCCCCACCATCACCGTGGCCATGCCCGGCATGCCTGGCATGCCTGCCTTCCTGCAGGGCATGACAGACTTCCTGCAGGTGAGCACTGCCCACCCCATGGCATTCTGGGTAAGGCCAGACTTCCCCCTATGTCCTTGACTGGACAGCCTGCCCAAGCCGTCCTTGACTACTGTGTCTTTCTGTTGTCCAGGCCACGCAGATGGGGGCCGCCCCCCCACAAGTGCCAGAACaggctccaccccctgcccctccccctcctccgcaGCCAGAGgcacctccagcccctgccctgcccctgatgTCTGAGCGGGTGTCAGGCagcgagcgggggcggggccgcccccctgggggccccgaggCCCTGACCCCCGAGTTCTTCATCAGCGTGGTGCAAGGAGTGCTGTCGTCCATGATGGGCTCGCTGAACGCCCAGCAGGGCAGCACCGAGAGCATCGCCAGCTTCATCCAGCGCCTCAGCGGTACCAGCAACCTCTTTGAGCCGGGCACCGAGGGCGCCATCGGTGAGCCACGCCCCCTCTGGGCGGCcgggccccgccccttccggcaGCCACGCCCCCTCTGGGCAGCTGACCCCTGTCTGTTCCCACAGCCACGCCCCCTCTGGGCGGCcgggccccgccccttccggcaGCCGCGCCCCCTCTGGGCGGCTGGGCCCCGCCCCTTTCAGCAGCCACGCCCCCTCTGGGCAGCTGACCCCTGTCTGTTCCCACAGCTCCGccccctctgggtggcagggccccgccccttccggcaGCCACGCCCCCTCTGGGCGGCcgggccccgccccttccggcaGCCACGCCCCCTCTGGGCAGCTGACCCCTGTCTGTTCCCACAGCCGCGCCCCCTCTGGGCGGCcgggccccgccccttccggcaGCCGCGCCCCCTCTGGGCGGCcgggccccgccccttccggcaGCCGCGCCCCCTCTGGGCGGCcgggccccgccccttccggcaGCCGCGCCCCCTCTGGGCGGCcgggccccgccccttccggcaGCCGCGCCCCCTCTGGGCGGCcgggccccgccccttccggcaGCCACGCCCCCTCTGGGCGGCcgggccccgccccttccggcaGCCACGCCCCCTCTGGGCGGccgggccccgccccttcctgggggCCGTGCCCCTTCTGGCCAGTCCCCCACCATCCTGTCAGGCCACATTCCTCTTGGCTTCCCTCgccccctcctgcctggcccccctgCCAGGCCCGGCCCCCCGGGGGTGTCCCGCTGCCCCATTGCCCCCGTCTGTTCCCAGGCTTCTTCGGGGACCTGCTCTCGCTGATCTGCCAGAACTTCTCCATGGTGGACGTGGTGATGCTGCTCCACGGGCAGTTCCAGCCGCTGCAGCGCGTCCAGCCCCAGCTGCGCCACTTCTTCCACCAGGAGTACCTGGGGGGGCGGGAGCCCTCGGACCACAACGTGCGGGTGAGGGGCCCCCCGAATCCCCAACCCCTGCTCGCTGCTTCCACCAGGAGTACCTGGGGGGGCGGGAGCCCTCGGACCACAACgtgcgggtgagggggcccctgaATCCCCCGCTCGCTGCTTCCACCAGGAGTACCTGGGGGGGGCGGGAGTCCTCGGACCACAACgtgcgggtgagggggccccccaacccctgctgagccccccaaacATCCATGAGCCCCTCGACCTCTGCTCCTTTTGGCCCccactcctgacccccagcctggCTGTCCCCCTTTCTCCCCTTCTAAActgtgtttgctcccccaggtggcCACCCACAGcctgatcactggcctgcaggaaTACATCCGCGAGAGCTTTGTGAGTGTCcccccctgggctgggggggcccgttctcccctcacccccccggcTGTGGCGGCGCCCCACCCTCACCGGCTGCGGGGTGCGGGGGAGGGCTGTTCTCCCTTCACCCCCCACTGGCTGCGGGCAGAGGGgggccctgccctcccctcaccccaccccccagctgcgGGGGGCCCTACTCTTACCAGCTGCAGGCTGGGGCTGTTCTCCCTTTGCCCcgcactggctgggggggggggtctgctctcccctcaccccactctcACTGGCTACAGGCTGGGGCTGTTCTCCCTTTGCCCCCCATTGGTTGGGGGGGCCctgctctcccctcaccccaccccccagctgcgGGGGGCCCCACTCTCACCGGCTGCAGGCGGGGGCTGttctcccttcacccctccccaccccgggctgcaggggccccactctccccactcccagtggctgtgtgctggggggaagctccACTCTCCCCCATTCCGTTCAGAGGTGGCCTGAGGACAATGGGGGGCAGACGGAACAGCCCCTCCAGTAATGGTGTGTGAGGGGCTTcccgggggtgggggctcccCAATGTCTCATtgctgctccccccgccccccaggcctCGGtgcgggtgcaggatggggtcgACATCACCCGGACCAATCTGGAGTTCCTGCAGGAGCATTTCAGCCGCATCGCCACCCACATCCTGCGCTGCGCCGGTGAGGGGGGCGGGTGCTGAGTGTGGGGGCTCACGGGGGGCCAGGGAGGGTGTCGCAGGGGAggttcctggggctgggggggggtgtcGCAGGGGGACgtccctggggctgggaagggggtttctggggggggGTGTCGCAGGGGAGgttcctggggctgggaagggggtttctggggggggggtgtcgcaGGGGAGgttcctggggctgggaagggggtttctggggggaggctgggggggtgTCGCGAGGGAGGTCCATGAGGCTGGGGGAGGTTCTGGGAGGGTGTCCTGGGGAggtccctggggctgggaagggggtttctgggtgggggggggtgtcgcAGGGGGACGTCCCTGGGGCTGGGAAGCGGGTTTCTGGGGGGGGTGTCGCAGGGGGctgtccctggggctgggggggtgtcgCATGGGGGGTTTGTTGGGGGTTCTGGGAGGTTCCAGGCCTGGCTCTaatgccccccctgcccccagaccccACCTTCGGGTGccggctgctggagctgtgtaacCAGGGCCTGTTCGAGTGCCTGGCGCTGAACCTGTACTGCCTGCGGGGGGAGCGGGGCGCCCTGACCGCCGTCATCAACGACCGCATCGTGAGTGCCCCCGGcccccccagggcccctgccagggccccggccAGGCTCGTGTAGCTGCACTGGCACGGGGGTGCtgatggggaagggggggatgTGTGGGGTTGTGCTGGCCAGCAGGGGCGGTGGCAGTGCTGTCTGGCTTGGGGGTGCACGTGGTACTGGCTGGCGGGGTGTTCTGGGGGGTGACGCTGACCCCCCTGTCCCGCAGCGGCGGCTCTCGGCGGACGTGAACCCCTTACTGGTGAGCTGGCTGacggggggagttgggggggcggtGCCGgctgtgggggggctctggggggtgaCGCTGACCCCCCTGTCCCGCAGCGGCGGCTCTCGGCGGACGTGAACCCCTCCCTGGTGAGCTGGCTGacggggggagttggggggcggtgccggctgggggggctctgggaggTGACGCTGACCCCCCTGTCCCGCTGCGGCGGCTCTCGGCGGACGTGAACCCCTCCCTGGTGAGCTGGCTGacggggggagttgggggggcggtGCCGgctgtgggggggctctggggggtgaCGCTGACCCCCCTGTCCCGCAGCGGCGGCTCTCGGCGGACGTGAACCCCTCGCTGGTGAGCTGGCTGacggggggagttggggggcggtgccggctggggggggctctggggggtgaCGCTGACCCCCCTGTCCCGCTGCGGCGGCTCTCGGCGGACGTGAACCCCTCGCTGGTGAGCTGGCTGacggggggagttggggggcggtgccggctggggggggctctggggggtgaCGCTGACCCCCCTGTCCCGCTGCGGCGGCTCTCGGCGGACATGAACCCCTCCCTGGTGAGCTGGCTGacggggggagttgggggggcggtGCCGgctgtgggggggctctggggggtgaCGCTGACCCCCCTGTCCCGCTGCGGCAGCTCTCGGCGGACATGAACCCCTCCCTGGTGAGCTGGCTGacggggggagttgggggggcggtGCCGgctgtgggggggctctggggggtgaCGCTGACCCCCCTGTCCCGCAGCGGCGGCTCTCGGCGGACGTGAACCCCTCCCTGGTGAGCTGGCTGacggggggagttggggggcggtgccggctgggggggctctggggggtgaCGCTGACCCCCCTGTCCCGCAGCGGCGGCTCTCGGCGGACGTGAACCCCTCCCTGGTGAGCTGGCTGAcggggggagttggggggtggtgccggctggggggggctctggggggtgaCGCTGACCCCCCTGTCCCGCAGCGGCGGCTCTCGGCGGACGTGAACCCCTCCCTGGTGAGCTGGCTGacgggggggagttggggggcggtgccggctggggggggctctggggggtgaCGCTGACCCCCCTGTCCCGCAGCGGCGGCTCTCGGCGGACGTGAACCCCTCGCTGGTGAGCTGGCTGCTGGGGGGAGTTGGGGGCGGTGCCggctggggggggctctgggagGTGACGCTGACCCCCCTGTCCCGCAGCGGCGGCTCTCGGCGGACGTGAACCCCTCCCTGGTGAGCTGGCTGacggggggagttggggggcggtgctggctggggggggctctggggggtgaCGCTGACCCCCCTGTCCCGCAGCGGCGGCTCTCGGCGGACGTGAACCCCTCCCTGGTGAGCTGGCTGACGGCCATGATGGGGCTGCGGCTGCAGGTGGTCCTGGAGCACATGCCTGTCACCGAGGAGCAGGTGCTGCCGTACGTGCGCCGCGTGGGCGAGGCCCCCCAGGTAAGGACGggccgggggtgcagggggtgcagggcagcccCCCCGTGTCCCCTCTGACCCTCCCCCTCTCTGCAGCCAGCGCCAGAcgaacccatggaggtgcaggCGGCCGAGCAGCCCCCCGAAGCCGCGCAGGTACCGGGTGCGGGGGTCCCTGCTGTGAGGTGGGGGGCGGCTGTTAAGGGTGGGGGGCCCTTGCTGttcgggggggctgtggggggtccctgctgctggggtggagggaggctgtCGGGGGGGCTGTCGAGGGGGCCCCACCATCTCTAACCCCCCTGGTTACAGCGAGACAGCGCGGCCTCGCCGGCCCCGGCTACCACGGCGGAGGAGGCCCTGGCGCAGTGCCCGGAGCCGGAGCCGGGGGAGCTGCCGGGGGAGCCTGCGCCTGATGCCGAGCCCTGGGCAGCGGCCGTGCCCCCGGTGAGTGccaggcctgggggggggggggctggcagggggcaccCGCGTCCCCCCGTGACTGactccccctgtgcccccaggaGTGGGTGCCCATCATCCGGGAGGACATCCAGACCCAGCGccgcgggaagcagcagccaccgCTGAGCGACGCCTACCTGACGGGCATGCCGGCCAAGCGCCGCAAGGTgagcccccccccagtgccccccaaccgctgagcgccaggtgagcccccccccccagtgccccccaaccGCTGAGCGACGCCCCCCTGACGGGCATGCCGGCCAAGCGCCGCAaggtgagcccccccccccagtgtcccccaaCCGCTGAGCGACGCCCCCCTGACGGGCATGCCGGCCAAGCGCCGCAAGGtgagccccccccccagtgccccccaaccGCTGAGCGACGCCTACCTGACGGGCATGCCGGCCAAGCGCCGCAAGGTgagcccccccccagtgccccccaaccGCTGAGCGACGCCCCCGACGGGCATGCCGGCCAAGCGCCGCAAGGtgagccccccccccagtgccccccaaccGCTGAGCGACACCCCCCTGACGGGCATGCCGGCCAAGCGCCGCAAGGTgagccccccccagtgccccccaaccGCTGAGCGACGCCCCCCTGACGGGCATGCCGGCCAAGCGCCGCAaggtgagcccccccccccagtgccccccaaccGCTGAGCGACGCCCCCCTGACGGGCATGCCGGCCAAGCGCCGCAAGGtgagccccccccccagtgccccccaaccGCTGAGCGACGCCCCCCTGACGGGCATGCCGGCCAAGCGCCGCAAGGTgaggccccccccccagtgccccccaaccGCTGAGCGACGCCCCCCTGACGGGCATGCCGGCCAAGCGCCGCAAGGTGAGCcccccccctgtgccccccaaccGCTG from Gopherus flavomarginatus isolate rGopFla2 chromosome 12, rGopFla2.mat.asm, whole genome shotgun sequence includes the following:
- the BAG6 gene encoding large proline-rich protein BAG6 isoform X13, whose translation is MAEAENLEVMVKTLDSQTRTFTVEAEVTVKEFKEHIAGSVNIPAEKQRLIYQGRVLQDDKKLKEYNVGGKVIHLVERAPPQAQSPSSGGPSGASSASAPHNGIGGRGAGATVHDRNANSYVMVGTFNLPVSIMDPQPPSQIDGSSVDVHINMEQAPIQSEPRVRLLMAQHMLRDVQGILGRLEGRTNGQPQPTPENAPLAPDESPPSTSPGQREPMEAADSEPPAAPGEENPQPGPEPPPAAEGAPNHPAPAEYVEVLLELRRVEEQLQPFLQRYQEILATASTTDYNNNTEGREEDQRIINLVGESMRLLGNTFVALSDLRCNLSCSAPRHLHVVRPMSHYAAPMVLQQAAIPIQINVGTTVTMTGNGARPSQPGSEGPAPTQPSPPVLAGASSPGEPGRSPESQLGPGAAPTQTQGSQTSHPRVIRISHQTVEPVVMMHMNIQDSGSQAPGGGSGGTVSMGTAGSAGHGPGIAGGAAHVPLPSLPPELMQAVAHQITQQAMAAAASAATGQQVPGFQSAPTRVVIARPSAPSARPTHPGAPQAPGPVTPGIGGNASLAQMISGLLGQLLMQPVLVAQGSGSSSVSSSSSSTTTTTSSASFPAPASPPTASASAATTNTATTAAGGSSAGAPGGPVPSASSSAQPPPPTDDLHFSQLLGNLLGATGPGVAGVGSPTITVAMPGMPGMPAFLQGMTDFLQATQMGAAPPQVPEQAPPPAPPPPPQPEAPPAPALPLMSERVSGSERGRGRPPGGPEALTPEFFISVVQGVLSSMMGSLNAQQGSTESIASFIQRLSGTSNLFEPGTEGAIGFFGDLLSLICQNFSMVDVVMLLHGQFQPLQRVQPQLRHFFHQEYLGGREPSDHNVRVATHSLITGLQEYIRESFASVRVQDGVDITRTNLEFLQEHFSRIATHILRCADPTFGCRLLELCNQGLFECLALNLYCLRGERGALTAVINDRIRRLSADVNPSLVSWLTAMMGLRLQVVLEHMPVTEEQVLPYVRRVGEAPQPAPDEPMEVQAAEQPPEAAQRDSAASPAPATTAEEALAQCPEPEPGELPGEPAPDAEPWAAAVPPEWVPIIREDIQTQRRGKQQPPLSDAYLTGMPAKRRKVSPPPPPPPNRTPHRAPRPLSDAYLTGMLAKRRKTMRGDGPQLLLSEAVSRAAKATGAKPLGGSESLSRELAEPALQEGYRQQLCADLQKRLQEDPSFSPQRFPNAARAFGDEA
- the BAG6 gene encoding large proline-rich protein BAG6 isoform X8 encodes the protein MAEAENLEVMVKTLDSQTRTFTVEAEVTVKEFKEHIAGSVNIPAEKQRLIYQGRVLQDDKKLKEYNVGGKVIHLVERAPPQAQSPSSGGPSGASSASAPHNGIGGRGAGATVHDRNANSYVMVGTFNLPVSIMDPQPPSQIDGSSVDVHINMEQAPIQSEPRVRLLMAQHMLRDVQGILGRLEGRTNGQPQPTPENAPLAPDESPPSTSPGQREPMEAADSEPPAAPGEENPQPGPEPPPAAEGAPNHPAPAEYVEVLLELRRVEEQLQPFLQRYQEILATASTTDYNNNTEGREEDQRIINLVGESMRLLGNTFVALSDLRCNLSCSAPRHLHVVRPMSHYAAPMVLQQAAIPIQINVGTTVTMTGNGARPSQPGSEGPAPTQPSPPVLAGASSPGEPGRSPESQLGPGAAPTQTQGSQTSHPRVIRISHQTVEPVVMMHMNIQDSGSQAPGGGSGGTVSMGTAGSAGHGPGIAGGAAHVPLPSLPPELMQAVAHQITQQAMAAAASAATGQQVPGFQSAPTRVVIARPSAPSARPTHPGAPQAPGPVTPGIGGNASLAQMISGLLGQLLMQPVLVAQGSGSSSVSSSSSSTTTTTSSASFPAPASPPTASASAATTNTATTAAGGSSAGAPGGPVPSASSSAQPPPPTDDLHFSQLLGNLLGATGPGVAGVGSPTITVAMPGMPGMPAFLQGMTDFLQATQMGAAPPQVPEQAPPPAPPPPPQPEAPPAPALPLMSERVSGSERGRGRPPGGPEALTPEFFISVVQGVLSSMMGSLNAQQGSTESIASFIQRLSGTSNLFEPGTEGAIGFFGDLLSLICQNFSMVDVVMLLHGQFQPLQRVQPQLRHFFHQEYLGGREPSDHNVRVATHSLITGLQEYIRESFASVRVQDGVDITRTNLEFLQEHFSRIATHILRCADPTFGCRLLELCNQGLFECLALNLYCLRGERGALTAVINDRIRRLSADVNPSLVSWLTAMMGLRLQVVLEHMPVTEEQVLPYVRRVGEAPQPAPDEPMEVQAAEQPPEAAQRDSAASPAPATTAEEALAQCPEPEPGELPGEPAPDAEPWAAAVPPEWVPIIREDIQTQRRGKQQPPLSDAYLTGMPAKRRKVSPPPSAPQPLSDAYLTGMPAKRRKVSPPPQCPPTAERRPPDGHAGQAPQDHAGRWPPAAALRGRQPSCQGHRRQAPGRQREPEPGAGRAGAAGGLPAAALRRPPEAAAGGSQLQPPAVPQRRPRLRGRGLGGARAPHPLFIPCLALGHQ
- the BAG6 gene encoding large proline-rich protein BAG6 isoform X12, translating into MAEAENLEVMVKTLDSQTRTFTVEAEVTVKEFKEHIAGSVNIPAEKQRLIYQGRVLQDDKKLKEYNVGGKVIHLVERAPPQAQSPSSGGPSGASSASAPHNGIGGRGAGATVHDRNANSYVMVGTFNLPVSIMDPQPPSQIDGSSVDVHINMEQAPIQSEPRVRLLMAQHMLRDVQGILGRLEGRTNGQPQPTPENAPLAPDESPPSTSPGQREPMEAADSEPPAAPGEENPQPGPEPPPAAEGAPNHPAPAEYVEVLLELRRVEEQLQPFLQRYQEILATASTTDYNNNTEGREEDQRIINLVGESMRLLGNTFVALSDLRCNLSCSAPRHLHVVRPMSHYAAPMVLQQAAIPIQINVGTTVTMTGNGARPSQPGSEGPAPTQPSPPVLAGASSPGEPGRSPESQLGPGAAPTQTQGSQTSHPRVIRISHQTVEPVVMMHMNIQDSGSQAPGGGSGGTVSMGTAGSAGHGPGIAGGAAHVPLPSLPPELMQAVAHQITQQAMAAAASAATGQQVPGFQSAPTRVVIARPSAPSARPTHPGAPQAPGPVTPGIGGNASLAQMISGLLGQLLMQPVLVAQGSGSSSVSSSSSSTTTTTSSASFPAPASPPTASASAATTNTATTAAGGSSAGAPGGPVPSASSSAQPPPPTDDLHFSQLLGNLLGATGPGVAGVGSPTITVAMPGMPGMPAFLQGMTDFLQATQMGAAPPQVPEQAPPPAPPPPPQPEAPPAPALPLMSERVSGSERGRGRPPGGPEALTPEFFISVVQGVLSSMMGSLNAQQGSTESIASFIQRLSGTSNLFEPGTEGAIGFFGDLLSLICQNFSMVDVVMLLHGQFQPLQRVQPQLRHFFHQEYLGGREPSDHNVRVATHSLITGLQEYIRESFASVRVQDGVDITRTNLEFLQEHFSRIATHILRCADPTFGCRLLELCNQGLFECLALNLYCLRGERGALTAVINDRIRRLSADVNPSLVSWLTAMMGLRLQVVLEHMPVTEEQVLPYVRRVGEAPQPAPDEPMEVQAAEQPPEAAQRDSAASPAPATTAEEALAQCPEPEPGELPGEPAPDAEPWAAAVPPEWVPIIREDIQTQRRGKQQPPLSDAYLTGMPAKRRKVSPPPQCPPTAERRPPDGHAGQAPQDHAGRWPPAAALRGRQPSCQGHRRQAPGRQREPEPGAGRAGAAGGLPAAALRRPPEAAAGGSQLQPPAVPQRRPRLRGRGLGGARAPHPLFIPCLALGHQ
- the BAG6 gene encoding large proline-rich protein BAG6 isoform X1, which translates into the protein MAEAENLEVMVKTLDSQTRTFTVEAEVTVKEFKEHIAGSVNIPAEKQRLIYQGRVLQDDKKLKEYNVGGKVIHLVERAPPQAQSPSSGGPSGASSASAPHNGIGGRGAGATVHDRNANSYVMVGTFNLPVSIMDPQPPSQIDGSSVDVHINMEQAPIQSEPRVRLLMAQHMLRDVQGILGRLEGRTNGQPQPTPENAPLAPDESPPSTSPGQREPMEAADSEPPAAPGEENPQPGPEPPPAAEGAPNHPAPAEYVEVLLELRRVEEQLQPFLQRYQEILATASTTDYNNNTEGREEDQRIINLVGESMRLLGNTFVALSDLRCNLSCSAPRHLHVVRPMSHYAAPMVLQQAAIPIQINVGTTVTMTGNGARPSQPGSEGPAPTQPSPPVLAGASSPGEPGRSPESQLGPGAAPTQTQGSQTSHPRVIRISHQTVEPVVMMHMNIQDSGSQAPGGGSGGTVSMGTAGSAGHGPGIAGGAAHVPLPSLPPELMQAVAHQITQQAMAAAASAATGQQVPGFQSAPTRVVIARPSAPSARPTHPGAPQAPGPVTPGIGGNASLAQMISGLLGQLLMQPVLVAQGSGSSSVSSSSSSTTTTTSSASFPAPASPPTASASAATTNTATTAAGGSSAGAPGGPVPSASSSAQPPPPTDDLHFSQLLGNLLGATGPGVAGVGSPTITVAMPGMPGMPAFLQGMTDFLQATQMGAAPPQVPEQAPPPAPPPPPQPEAPPAPALPLMSERVSGSERGRGRPPGGPEALTPEFFISVVQGVLSSMMGSLNAQQGSTESIASFIQRLSGTSNLFEPGTEGAIGFFGDLLSLICQNFSMVDVVMLLHGQFQPLQRVQPQLRHFFHQEYLGGREPSDHNVRVATHSLITGLQEYIRESFASVRVQDGVDITRTNLEFLQEHFSRIATHILRCADPTFGCRLLELCNQGLFECLALNLYCLRGERGALTAVINDRIRRLSADVNPSLVSWLTAMMGLRLQVVLEHMPVTEEQVLPYVRRVGEAPQPAPDEPMEVQAAEQPPEAAQRDSAASPAPATTAEEALAQCPEPEPGELPGEPAPDAEPWAAAVPPEWVPIIREDIQTQRRGKQQPPLSDAYLTGMPAKRRKVSPPPSAPQPLSDAYLTGMPAKRRKVSPPPSAPQPLSDAPLTGMPAKRRKVSPPPQCPPTAERRPPDGHAGQAPQGEPPPPPPPNRTPHRAPRPLSDAYLTGMLAKRRKTMRGDGPQLLLSEAVSRAAKATGAKPLGGSESLSRELAEPALQEGYRQQLCADLQKRLQEDPSFSPQRFPNAARAFGDEA
- the BAG6 gene encoding large proline-rich protein BAG6 isoform X5, which produces MAEAENLEVMVKTLDSQTRTFTVEAEVTVKEFKEHIAGSVNIPAEKQRLIYQGRVLQDDKKLKEYNVGGKVIHLVERAPPQAQSPSSGGPSGASSASAPHNGIGGRGAGATVHDRNANSYVMVGTFNLPVSIMDPQPPSQIDGSSVDVHINMEQAPIQSEPRVRLLMAQHMLRDVQGILGRLEGRTNGQPQPTPENAPLAPDESPPSTSPGQREPMEAADSEPPAAPGEENPQPGPEPPPAAEGAPNHPAPAEYVEVLLELRRVEEQLQPFLQRYQEILATASTTDYNNNTEGREEDQRIINLVGESMRLLGNTFVALSDLRCNLSCSAPRHLHVVRPMSHYAAPMVLQQAAIPIQINVGTTVTMTGNGARPSQPGSEGPAPTQPSPPVLAGASSPGEPGRSPESQLGPGAAPTQTQGSQTSHPRVIRISHQTVEPVVMMHMNIQDSGSQAPGGGSGGTVSMGTAGSAGHGPGIAGGAAHVPLPSLPPELMQAVAHQITQQAMAAAASAATGQQVPGFQSAPTRVVIARPSAPSARPTHPGAPQAPGPVTPGIGGNASLAQMISGLLGQLLMQPVLVAQGSGSSSVSSSSSSTTTTTSSASFPAPASPPTASASAATTNTATTAAGGSSAGAPGGPVPSASSSAQPPPPTDDLHFSQLLGNLLGATGPGVAGVGSPTITVAMPGMPGMPAFLQGMTDFLQATQMGAAPPQVPEQAPPPAPPPPPQPEAPPAPALPLMSERVSGSERGRGRPPGGPEALTPEFFISVVQGVLSSMMGSLNAQQGSTESIASFIQRLSGTSNLFEPGTEGAIGFFGDLLSLICQNFSMVDVVMLLHGQFQPLQRVQPQLRHFFHQEYLGGREPSDHNVRVATHSLITGLQEYIRESFASVRVQDGVDITRTNLEFLQEHFSRIATHILRCADPTFGCRLLELCNQGLFECLALNLYCLRGERGALTAVINDRIRRLSADVNPSLVSWLTAMMGLRLQVVLEHMPVTEEQVLPYVRRVGEAPQPAPDEPMEVQAAEQPPEAAQRDSAASPAPATTAEEALAQCPEPEPGELPGEPAPDAEPWAAAVPPEWVPIIREDIQTQRRGKQQPPLSDAYLTGMPAKRRKVSPPPSAPQPLSDAYLTGMPAKRRKVSPPPQCPPTAERRPPDGHAGQAPQGEPPPPPPPNRTPHRAPRPLSDAYLTGMLAKRRKTMRGDGPQLLLSEAVSRAAKATGAKPLGGSESLSRELAEPALQEGYRQQLCADLQKRLQEDPSFSPQRFPNAARAFGDEA
- the BAG6 gene encoding large proline-rich protein BAG6 isoform X2; translation: MAEAENLEVMVKTLDSQTRTFTVEAEVTVKEFKEHIAGSVNIPAEKQRLIYQGRVLQDDKKLKEYNVGGKVIHLVERAPPQAQSPSSGGPSGASSASAPHNGIGGRGAGATVHDRNANSYVMVGTFNLPVSIMDPQPPSQIDGSSVDVHINMEQAPIQSEPRVRLLMAQHMLRDVQGILGRLEGRTNGQPQPTPENAPLAPDESPPSTSPGQREPMEAADSEPPAAPGEENPQPGPEPPPAAEGAPNHPAPAEYVEVLLELRRVEEQLQPFLQRYQEILATASTTDYNNNTEGREEDQRIINLVGESMRLLGNTFVALSDLRCNLSCSAPRHLHVVRPMSHYAAPMVLQQAAIPIQINVGTTVTMTGNGARPSQPGSEGPAPTQPSPPVLAGASSPGEPGRSPESQLGPGAAPTQTQGSQTSHPRVIRISHQTVEPVVMMHMNIQDSGSQAPGGGSGGTVSMGTAGSAGHGPGIGGAAHVPLPSLPPELMQAVAHQITQQAMAAAASAATGQQVPGFQSAPTRVVIARPSAPSARPTHPGAPQAPGPVTPGIGGNASLAQMISGLLGQLLMQPVLVAQGSGSSSVSSSSSSTTTTTSSASFPAPASPPTASASAATTNTATTAAGGSSAGAPGGPVPSASSSAQPPPPTDDLHFSQLLGNLLGATGPGVAGVGSPTITVAMPGMPGMPAFLQGMTDFLQATQMGAAPPQVPEQAPPPAPPPPPQPEAPPAPALPLMSERVSGSERGRGRPPGGPEALTPEFFISVVQGVLSSMMGSLNAQQGSTESIASFIQRLSGTSNLFEPGTEGAIGFFGDLLSLICQNFSMVDVVMLLHGQFQPLQRVQPQLRHFFHQEYLGGREPSDHNVRVATHSLITGLQEYIRESFASVRVQDGVDITRTNLEFLQEHFSRIATHILRCADPTFGCRLLELCNQGLFECLALNLYCLRGERGALTAVINDRIRRLSADVNPSLVSWLTAMMGLRLQVVLEHMPVTEEQVLPYVRRVGEAPQPAPDEPMEVQAAEQPPEAAQRDSAASPAPATTAEEALAQCPEPEPGELPGEPAPDAEPWAAAVPPEWVPIIREDIQTQRRGKQQPPLSDAYLTGMPAKRRKVSPPPSAPQPLSDAYLTGMPAKRRKVSPPPSAPQPLSDAPLTGMPAKRRKVSPPPQCPPTAERRPPDGHAGQAPQGEPPPPPPPNRTPHRAPRPLSDAYLTGMLAKRRKTMRGDGPQLLLSEAVSRAAKATGAKPLGGSESLSRELAEPALQEGYRQQLCADLQKRLQEDPSFSPQRFPNAARAFGDEA